One genomic window of Halorhabdus sp. CBA1104 includes the following:
- a CDS encoding DUF2249 domain-containing protein, with the protein MAQSADAYDATLDAREIDGEPFGAIMDALTDLQSGETLLLINSFEPEPLYDVLEERSFTHETEQVDPEEFHIEIKHA; encoded by the coding sequence ATGGCACAATCCGCCGACGCATACGACGCGACGCTGGACGCCCGCGAGATCGATGGCGAACCGTTCGGAGCCATTATGGACGCACTCACGGACCTCCAGTCCGGGGAGACACTCCTGTTGATCAATAGCTTCGAACCGGAACCGCTGTACGACGTCCTCGAAGAGCGTAGCTTCACTCACGAGACCGAGCAGGTCGACCCCGAGGAGTTCCACATCGAAATCAAACACGCCTGA
- a CDS encoding CGCGG family rSAM-modified RiPP protein, whose amino-acid sequence MNDAEVADAESTPVTDRVHENSWSANLEQPAHAENRKRVVEGALTAIEHTASGYHVNLVTHAEHGHPETYLYEVLDVEYGDDLTWEYIDQCGCGGHVLRVHVP is encoded by the coding sequence ATGAACGACGCTGAGGTTGCGGACGCCGAATCGACGCCGGTGACCGATCGGGTCCACGAGAACTCCTGGTCAGCGAACCTCGAACAGCCAGCACACGCCGAAAACCGAAAGCGGGTCGTCGAGGGGGCGCTGACAGCGATCGAACACACGGCCTCGGGGTACCACGTTAATCTCGTGACCCACGCCGAACACGGCCATCCGGAGACGTATCTCTACGAGGTACTCGATGTGGAGTACGGTGACGATCTGACCTGGGAGTACATCGACCAGTGTGGCTGTGGCGGGCACGTCCTGCGGGTTCACGTGCCTTGA
- a CDS encoding universal stress protein, with protein MGGQIAVLVTEGDRTSPHVDRAIEKAADEEATLHAVYVIDAWRFGEYSVYGWEELAREIHTDKSEVILDEIRDRCQARGIDFESRVTEGDPQDVMESYVTANDIDWLVCRHPDGSGRPTQSPRLLDRLDADSSASLEVV; from the coding sequence ATGGGGGGACAGATTGCCGTGCTCGTGACGGAGGGAGACCGGACGAGCCCACACGTCGATCGGGCGATCGAGAAAGCGGCCGACGAGGAGGCGACGCTCCACGCCGTCTACGTGATCGACGCGTGGCGCTTTGGCGAATACTCGGTTTACGGCTGGGAGGAACTCGCCCGGGAGATACACACCGACAAAAGCGAGGTCATTCTCGATGAGATCCGGGATCGCTGTCAGGCCCGCGGGATCGACTTCGAATCGCGGGTTACCGAGGGCGATCCACAGGACGTCATGGAGTCGTACGTGACGGCAAACGACATCGACTGGCTCGTCTGCCGGCATCCCGATGGGTCCGGTCGACCGACACAATCGCCGAGGCTGCTCGACCGACTCGACGCGGACTCCTCGGCGAGCCTCGAGGTCGTCTGA
- a CDS encoding DUF2249 domain-containing protein, giving the protein MTTLDLRDVPPPERHPKIHEAFADLDSGQALTIVNDHDPKPLFYEFQAEVEAFDADGYTVEEEAEGKFVATLPKK; this is encoded by the coding sequence ATGACAACACTCGACCTACGAGACGTCCCGCCGCCAGAGCGCCATCCGAAGATCCACGAGGCCTTCGCCGACCTCGACAGCGGCCAAGCACTGACGATCGTCAACGACCACGACCCAAAGCCGCTGTTCTACGAGTTCCAGGCCGAAGTCGAGGCCTTCGACGCCGACGGGTACACCGTCGAGGAAGAAGCCGAGGGGAAGTTTGTCGCAACGCTACCCAAAAAGTGA
- the hemG gene encoding protoporphyrinogen oxidase: protein MTVAVVGAGMSGLALTHFLAERGADVHTFEAAAEPGGVVRSKTVDGHVLETGPQRLRLSEPVQSLVETLDLEDELRYGHDDQPLFAYHDGQLRTMPLSVREAITTDLLSWPGKARVLLEPLTRGPQPEETVDGFLTRKFGAEAARRFMGPLYSGLYGSDPDEMYVEYSLGRALDHVGIERSILLYAARKLLEGVDPPSIVTFEAGLQRLPDAISEAHADTIELNTPVTSVERAGDGYLVHTEDETHAVETVAFTTPAPTTAALLDGVDPAAADVLKQFTYNPIGVVHLRSDFDGTGHGFHIIDDGFLTDGSTWNHSMLDRDGVFTSYVGSGDADALDADPAVIGRRAAEEFETVTGEPADVLDVSILRPGMPAYDRSWAALEDLSLPDGIEIAASYTSRAGIVGRIADGRQTAASIVEE from the coding sequence ATGACTGTCGCGGTCGTCGGAGCGGGGATGTCCGGGCTGGCGCTGACGCACTTCCTCGCGGAGCGTGGGGCCGACGTCCACACGTTCGAGGCCGCCGCCGAACCCGGCGGTGTCGTCCGCTCGAAGACCGTCGACGGACATGTCCTCGAAACCGGACCGCAACGGCTGCGGCTTTCCGAACCAGTCCAGTCACTGGTCGAGACGCTCGACCTCGAAGACGAACTCCGGTACGGTCACGACGACCAGCCACTGTTTGCCTACCACGACGGGCAACTGCGCACGATGCCGCTGTCGGTCCGAGAGGCGATCACGACTGACCTGCTGTCCTGGCCGGGCAAGGCCCGAGTGCTCCTCGAACCGCTGACGCGGGGACCACAGCCCGAGGAAACCGTCGATGGCTTTCTCACCCGGAAGTTCGGCGCCGAGGCGGCCCGCCGGTTCATGGGGCCGCTGTACAGTGGCCTCTATGGCAGTGATCCAGACGAGATGTACGTCGAGTATTCGCTGGGGCGGGCGCTCGATCACGTCGGCATCGAGCGGAGCATCCTCCTCTATGCGGCCCGCAAGCTGCTCGAAGGCGTCGATCCGCCGTCGATCGTCACGTTCGAGGCTGGGCTCCAGCGCCTCCCCGACGCTATCTCCGAGGCCCACGCCGACACGATCGAGCTGAATACACCCGTCACTAGCGTCGAACGGGCCGGTGACGGCTATCTCGTCCACACCGAAGACGAGACTCACGCCGTCGAGACGGTGGCGTTTACGACGCCGGCTCCGACGACCGCGGCCTTGCTCGATGGCGTCGATCCGGCGGCCGCCGATGTCCTCAAGCAGTTCACGTACAACCCGATCGGCGTCGTCCATTTGCGGTCTGACTTCGATGGGACCGGGCACGGCTTTCACATCATCGACGACGGCTTCTTGACCGACGGCTCCACCTGGAATCACAGCATGCTCGATCGCGACGGCGTGTTCACGTCCTACGTCGGCAGCGGCGATGCCGACGCCCTGGACGCCGATCCGGCGGTCATCGGCCGTCGCGCGGCCGAGGAATTCGAGACGGTCACCGGCGAGCCGGCCGACGTCCTCGACGTGTCGATCCTCCGTCCGGGCATGCCCGCCTACGACCGCTCGTGGGCCGCCCTCGAAGATCTGTCCCTACCCGACGGCATCGAGATCGCCGCCAGTTACACCAGTCGGGCCGGCATCGTCGGCCGTATCGCGGACGGCCGGCAGACGGCTGCCTCGATCGTCGAAGAGTGA
- a CDS encoding L-threonylcarbamoyladenylate synthase, which translates to MASEQRLQPAVEAVDSGGLVVYPTETVYGLGADALDPEAVEAVFDTKGRASSEPISLGVPDVSTALEYVAASERERAFMEAFLPGPVTVVVRRGRDVPDALTAGRERVGVRVPDHDLARRLLEQTGPLTATSANVSGRESATRAEDVDREIRDAAGVVLDGGDTAGQASTVVDVSDGTIHRRGANADAVAAWLDAN; encoded by the coding sequence ATGGCCAGCGAACAACGACTGCAGCCGGCGGTCGAAGCTGTCGACTCGGGCGGCCTGGTCGTCTATCCGACCGAGACTGTCTATGGCCTGGGCGCTGACGCGCTCGATCCCGAGGCCGTCGAGGCCGTGTTCGACACGAAAGGACGGGCCAGCTCGGAGCCGATCTCGCTCGGCGTCCCCGACGTGTCGACCGCGCTGGAATACGTCGCGGCCAGCGAGCGCGAGCGGGCGTTCATGGAGGCGTTCCTCCCCGGTCCCGTGACGGTCGTCGTCCGGCGAGGGCGCGACGTGCCGGATGCACTCACGGCTGGACGTGAACGCGTCGGCGTTCGCGTGCCGGATCACGACCTCGCGCGGCGATTGCTCGAACAGACCGGGCCGCTGACGGCCACCAGCGCCAACGTCTCCGGCCGGGAGAGTGCGACCCGGGCCGAGGATGTCGACCGAGAGATCCGTGACGCCGCCGGCGTGGTTCTCGATGGCGGTGACACGGCCGGCCAGGCGAGCACGGTCGTCGACGTCAGTGACGGCACGATCCACCGACGCGGCGCGAACGCCGACGCCGTTGCCGCGTGGCTAGATGCGAACTGA
- a CDS encoding redoxin domain-containing protein produces MDLEFDVVEFEATDHVAEGETAPAFTRPLVNDEYWEDVPLAALLEEPPVVLVFHPMDGSFPATYVWNEIADREWHESATVVGVSISTPYAHKRLIESEGLEAYRLYSDPSNEIAREYGVAHDLDGMAGIEEPRPAVFVLDGEGVVEDAWVATEWPEFPEYDEIEAAIESL; encoded by the coding sequence ATGGATCTCGAGTTCGACGTCGTCGAGTTCGAGGCAACCGATCACGTCGCCGAAGGCGAGACCGCCCCGGCGTTCACCCGCCCGCTGGTGAACGACGAGTACTGGGAAGACGTCCCGCTTGCGGCCCTGCTCGAGGAGCCGCCCGTCGTGCTCGTGTTCCATCCCATGGACGGGTCGTTCCCAGCGACGTACGTTTGGAACGAAATCGCCGATCGCGAGTGGCACGAATCGGCGACGGTCGTCGGCGTCTCGATCTCGACGCCTTATGCCCACAAGCGACTGATCGAGTCCGAAGGCCTCGAAGCGTATCGCCTCTATTCGGACCCGAGCAACGAGATCGCCCGCGAGTACGGCGTCGCCCACGATCTTGACGGCATGGCCGGCATCGAAGAACCACGACCGGCCGTGTTCGTCCTCGACGGCGAGGGCGTCGTCGAGGACGCCTGGGTCGCCACGGAGTGGCCCGAGTTCCCCGAGTACGACGAGATCGAAGCCGCGATCGAATCGCTGTAG